Within Candidatus Deferrimicrobium sp., the genomic segment CTTCGCGTAGCGGGTCAACAGGACGGCTTCCTTCGTATTGTTCGAGCCCGTTCCCGCGATGACCGGCACCCGGCCGCCCGCCGCCTCGAGCACAAGGTCGATCACGCGCTCGTGCTCTTCGTAGGCGAGCGTCGCGGACTCCCCGGTCGTTCCGCAAGGAACGATCCCGTCGGTCCCGTTCCGGATCTGGAACTCCACCAGTTTTTTCAGCGCGGACGCGTCCAGCCTGCCGTTCCGGAACGGTGTGATGGTTGCGACGATGGCACCGTGGAACATGCGTTCCTCCCCCTTTTCAGTAGCGATATGCCTCTTCGAAGATCTTTCCGTCACACGACCAGGAGGTGTCCCCCTCGAGAAAGACCTCCCCGAAATCCTTCCGCTTCGGGTCGAAATGGATGATGAGCGTCTCCCCGCCGCTGGTCCGCACGGTCACGGGCGGCGTCACAAGACCGCGGACCGCCGCCAGGATCCCGCTGGCGACCGCCCCCGTTCCGCAGGCCAGCGTCTCCCCCTCGACTCCCCGCTCGTAGGTGCGCACCAGCAGGGCGTCGCCGACCGGCTGCACGAAATTGACGTTGGTCCCCCGGGGGGCGAACGCCCGGTGCCGCCGGATTCCGCGCCCGACCCCGGCGACGTCCGCCCGGGTGGCGTCGGGGACGAACAGGACGGCGTGGGGAACGCCGGTGTCGAGAAACGAGTAGGAGTACCTCTTCCCCGCCAGCGTCAGCGACCGGCCGACCGCCAATCCGCGGGGCCGCGTCATCTGCAGCTTCACGCGCCGGCCTCGCACCGAGGCGTGGAGGATCCCCGCGAGCGTCTCGAAGGACATCTCCCGCCCCGCGATCCGGCGGGCCGATGCGAACCGCGCCGCGCACCGGCCCCCGTTGCCGCACATCTCGGCGCGGGAACCGTCGGCGTGATAAAAGTCCCACCGGAAATCCGCCCGATGCGACGGC encodes:
- the dapF gene encoding diaminopimelate epimerase produces the protein GPRPSSPAGAPEKDDPFLDHRRFCYDIQRPNGEGGAMTPKGIPFSKLNGSGNDFLLIDDRGDAMRGIDRPSFVAKVCDRSRSVGADGVIVIGPSHRADFRWDFYHADGSRAEMCGNGGRCAARFASARRIAGREMSFETLAGILHASVRGRRVKLQMTRPRGLAVGRSLTLAGKRYSYSFLDTGVPHAVLFVPDATRADVAGVGRGIRRHRAFAPRGTNVNFVQPVGDALLVRTYERGVEGETLACGTGAVASGILAAVRGLVTPPVTVRTSGGETLIIHFDPKRKDFGEVFLEGDTSWSCDGKIFEEAYRY